One window of Myripristis murdjan chromosome 8, fMyrMur1.1, whole genome shotgun sequence genomic DNA carries:
- the cimip4 gene encoding testis-expressed protein 33 isoform X2 → MTSLSQKETTAKTQVGAVESPQVPPLLLPHYDDPESAISSPHSSYHSMSHCLRTNVFPGPPFTWKSHVSEFYIRHPLPAKPTDPDRWYGRKTNEMVQWTERNFVNQRLNKMLKEMEDKGTAK, encoded by the exons ATGACCTCGCTTAGCCAGAAAgagacaacagcaaaaacacag GTCGGGGCGGTGGAAAGTCCCCAGGTGCCACCCCTCTTACTGCCTCACTATGATGATCCCGAGTCAGCCATCTCATCTCCTCACTCCAGTTACCACAGCATGAGCCACTGCCTCCGCACCAATGTCTTTCCAG GTCCTCCTTTCACGTGGAAATCCCACGTCAGTGAGTTCTACATCAGACACCCTCTGCCTGCCAAGCCTACAGACCCCGACCGCTGGTACGGCCGCAAGACTAATGAAATGG TCCAGTGGACAGAGAGAAACTTTGTGAACCAGAGGCTTAACAAGATGCTGAAGGAAATGGAAGACAAGGGCACAGCGAAATAA
- the cimip4 gene encoding testis-expressed protein 33 isoform X1, translating to MQGHTMTSLSQKETTAKTQVGAVESPQVPPLLLPHYDDPESAISSPHSSYHSMSHCLRTNVFPGPPFTWKSHVSEFYIRHPLPAKPTDPDRWYGRKTNEMVQWTERNFVNQRLNKMLKEMEDKGTAK from the exons ATGCaag GCCACACGATGACCTCGCTTAGCCAGAAAgagacaacagcaaaaacacag GTCGGGGCGGTGGAAAGTCCCCAGGTGCCACCCCTCTTACTGCCTCACTATGATGATCCCGAGTCAGCCATCTCATCTCCTCACTCCAGTTACCACAGCATGAGCCACTGCCTCCGCACCAATGTCTTTCCAG GTCCTCCTTTCACGTGGAAATCCCACGTCAGTGAGTTCTACATCAGACACCCTCTGCCTGCCAAGCCTACAGACCCCGACCGCTGGTACGGCCGCAAGACTAATGAAATGG TCCAGTGGACAGAGAGAAACTTTGTGAACCAGAGGCTTAACAAGATGCTGAAGGAAATGGAAGACAAGGGCACAGCGAAATAA